In the Helianthus annuus cultivar XRQ/B chromosome 11, HanXRQr2.0-SUNRISE, whole genome shotgun sequence genome, one interval contains:
- the LOC110889122 gene encoding uncharacterized protein LOC110889122 has product MFQHLLGKVSHKALDLLHGEAIRRLDVLERFNSSCGCQMWHSCGLPCACRIEKYMREERPIQLEDIDVFWRKLNFQSCKLIDDSLDVVEELDVVRQQLQSHPPAQQKSLLSKIKAVLTPTKSTKKPPVVQQNTRGRPTTKQVQERLDEASRIDEELRRSSFGDANTCFEGSRQSKYDKPRHSSYVPSQASQQSVIRSQKPKATLSRSKSSKKKETRDDHGFPLIIGDEYVGIIERFKSDIPQCSIRTSRAYEM; this is encoded by the exons atgtttcaacacctacttggaaaagtatcccacaaagcccttgacttgttgcatggagaggcaattaggaggctagatgtcttggagcgctttaattcatcatgtggttgccaaATGTGGCACAGCTGTGGGTTGCCCTGTGCTTGTAGGATAGAAAAGTACATGCGTGAAG AGCGTCCGATTCAACTCGAAGACATAGACGTCTTCTGGCGGAAACTTAACttccaaagttgtaaattgatagACGACTCCCTTGACGTGGTCGAAGAGCTAGATGTTGTTAGACAACAATTACAGTCGCACCCTCCAGCTCAGCAAAAAAGCCTGCTTTCAAAGATTAAAGCGGTGTTGACTCCAACGAAATCTACCAAGAAACCACCGGTTGTCCAACAAAATACTCGTGGCCGACCAACAACAAAGCAGGTACAAGAAAGGTTGGACGAGGCCTCTCGTATAGATGAAGAATTGAGGAGAAGCTCCTTCGGTGATGCAAACACGTGCTTTGAAGGTTCACGACAAAGTAAGTACGATAAACCTCGCCACAGCTCGTACGTTCCGTCTCAAGCCTCACAACAGTCGGttataaggtcccaaaaacccaaagcgaccctaagccgttcaaagagttctaagaagaaagagacacgAGATGATCACGGTTTTCCTTTAATCATTGGGGACGAGTACGTGGGAATCATCGAACGGTTTAAGTCTGACATTCCGCAGTGTTCCATCCGTACGTCTCGCGCATACGAGATGTGA
- the LOC118483839 gene encoding uncharacterized protein LOC118483839 — MEDDLMPGDDIHIEPVQQGPRRRQRPPVDTLQGHPYLEFPDGTDAARHCQKLRRMHVGSHASIDWDAMEEIAETPRVRRFIPIDSPWHRLFDLAHTPTYRELLVEFISSFTFRPPGEPVPIPYPGAPPPPEVSFRLAGVQRSMTLAEFAVRCGLYMQEEIETEIYTAGLVVVEKPTLVGFWQVIAGADHWEHDKSKGRVSFVSDPLYRYLHHLLATSISARGYSREWCTTTDLFFLYCLLYRRPCALAHGLAQYFASGHHRQERGFLYGGAYVTVIARSLGLVPHQDPHLRTPAIMPTRMGMQSLWGMRVIKRFPVGPRFKNREGGVWREEALPEHFEDVHPPADPADVVPVEDPPEDLDGAAAPQPPPPAGAPQFPRHVIRGGAPGAALHPDVRARLDRLDDLVGWLVRAEQDRREREGLPPIPLPPVRAPHQQQQPQQQHQPQQQHQDSDSDLDA, encoded by the exons ATGGAGGACGATCTGATGCCGGGCGATGACATTCACATAGAGCCGGTTCAGCAGGGTCCACGACGGAGACAGCGACCGCCTGTGGATACGTTGCAGGGGCATCCCTATCTAGAGTTTCCCGACGGCACTGACGCCGCCCGTCATTGCCAGAAGCTTAGGAGGATGCACGTTGGATCGCATGCATCGATCGACTGGGATGCGATGGAGGAGATTGCTGAGACGCCGAGAGTGCGTCGGTTTATACCTATCGATTCGCCGTGGCATCGTCTTTTTGATTTGGCGCACACGCCGACCTACAGGGAGCTGCTGGTCGAGTTCATTTCGTCATTCACATTTCGCCCTCCTGGGGAGCCAGTGCCGATTCCGTACCCAG GTGCTCCCCCTCCGCCTGAGGTTTCTTTCAGGCTTGCTGGCGTTCAGCGTTCGATGACGCTAGCAGAGTTTGCGGTGCGCTGTGGTTTATACATGCAGGAGGAGATCGAGACTGAGATCTACACAGCGGGGCTAGTGGTGGTTGAAAAACCCACTCTTGTTGGGTTTTGGCAGGTGATTGCGGGGGCGGATCATTGGGAGCATGACAAGTCGAAGGGGAGGGTGTCGTTTGTTAGCGACCCACTATACAG GTATCTGCACCATTTGCTCGCCACTTCTATATCAGCGCGCGGCTACAGCCGTGAGTGGTGTACGACCACAGATCTTTTTTTCCTATATTGTTTGTTGTATAGGAGGCCGTGCGCGCTAGCACACGGTCTAGCCCAGTACTTCGCCTCCGGCCATCACCGGCAGGAGCGCGGATTTTTGTATGGCGGGGCGTACGTGACCGTCATTGCCCGTTCATTGGGCCTCGTACCACATCAGGACCCACATCTACGGACGCCGGCCATCATGCCGACGCGGATGGGTATGCAGTCGCTATGGGGGATGAGGGTTATCAAGAGGTTCCCGGTTGGCCCGCGGTTTAAAAACCGCGAGGGGGGCGTATGGAGAGAGGAGGCCCTACCAGAGCATTTCGAGGACGTTCATCCTCCTGCAGATCCTGCTGATGTAGTGCCCGTGGAGGACCCTCCGGAGGATCTAGACGGTGCAGCGGCGCCACAGCCACCGCCACCTGCCGGGGCACCTCAGTTTCCACGTCACGTTATTCGAGGTGGTGCCCCAGGAGCTGCGCTACATCCGGATGTACGAGCCAGGCTTGACAGGCTCGACGATTTGGTAGGTTGGTTGGTACGGGCGGAGCAggatagacgagagagagagggattacccccgataccgcttccaccggttcgagcaccacatcagcagcagcagccgcagcagcagcaccagccgcagcagcagcatcaggattcagattcggatttggatgcatag
- the LOC110891571 gene encoding uncharacterized protein LOC110891571 produces the protein MPDGHCGFRSVAVGLGMDQSSWGRIRRDLVQEMDQNESIWFPIFEAWAAGYFYTHRQGLIWDSVAGCGENHWMDFPFAGLLIAQTYGIGVHLLTTTMGASSTYFPILSPPANQQPLFITLTHVNENHFIHVKLEGDYPMPPAHGLWLTHRRPHTEQWEDMYLPRLEWYTSIMNPRPRSNPSLNYIDSYTEE, from the coding sequence ATGCCGgacggtcattgtgggtttcgGTCTGTGGCTGTGGGCTTAGGGATGGATCAGAGTTCATGGGGGCGTATTAGAAGGGACCTTGTCCAAGAAATGGATCAGAACGAATCGATCTGGTTCCCAATATTTGAAGCATGGGCTGCAGGTTATTTTTACACGCATCGTCAGGGCCTAATTTGGGATTCAGTGGCCGGTTGTGGGGAGAATCACTGGATGGACTTCCCCTTTGCAGGACTTCTTATTGCACAAACGTACGGTATCGGGGTGCACCTGTTAACGACAACCATGGGTGCGAGTTCCACTTACTTCCCAATACTAAGTCCTCCGGCTAATCAACAACCATTATTCATAACGCTTACACATGTTAACGAGAACCACTTCATACATGTTAAGCTGGAAGGGGATTATCCTATGCCACCAGCACACGGGCTATGGTTGACCCACCGAAGACCCCACACAGAACAATGGGAAGATATGTACTTGCCACGTCTAGAATGGTATACATCGATAATGAATCCTCGACCAAGATCAAACCCCAGTCTTAATTACATAGATAGTTACACGgaagaatga